One window of the Chryseobacterium sp. CY350 genome contains the following:
- a CDS encoding pyridoxal phosphate-dependent aminotransferase: protein MPNISNRAQQMPPSPVRKLVPFALKAKQRGTKVYHLNIGQPDIETPETALNALKNIDLKVLEYALSEGNIEYRKALTDYYHSLDFTDLTPDNFIVTNGGSEALNFAISTLCDDGDEVIIPEPYYANYNGFTSTFNVNVVAVPSTIDTGFALPPIEEFEKKITAKTRAIVICNPGNPTGYLYTREELQQLADIALKYDIVIISDEVYREYVYDGKQQISMFAFPELAENCIIIDSESKRYSMCGVRIGCLITRSKKIHDAAMLFAQARLSPVLLGQIAATAAHQNDGAYIRAVREEYTHRRNVLVDLLNAIPGVICPKPKGAFYCVAELPVDDTEIFAQWLLEKYTLNNETIMVAPAGGFYSNPELGKKQVRIAYVLKEDDLRKSAAILKDALEKYRLEFNF, encoded by the coding sequence ATGCCCAACATCTCAAACAGAGCACAACAAATGCCGCCTTCGCCGGTAAGAAAACTTGTTCCTTTTGCATTAAAAGCAAAACAGAGAGGAACTAAAGTGTACCACCTGAATATCGGCCAGCCGGATATAGAAACCCCGGAAACTGCTCTTAATGCTTTAAAAAACATTGATTTAAAAGTATTGGAATATGCACTTTCTGAAGGAAATATAGAATACAGAAAAGCACTTACCGATTACTATCACTCGTTAGATTTCACAGATCTTACTCCAGATAATTTTATCGTAACAAATGGCGGATCAGAAGCGTTGAACTTCGCAATATCTACCTTGTGTGATGATGGCGATGAGGTAATTATCCCAGAACCTTATTATGCAAACTATAACGGATTTACAAGTACCTTCAATGTGAATGTTGTTGCCGTACCCTCAACAATTGACACAGGATTTGCGCTTCCTCCGATTGAAGAATTTGAAAAAAAAATAACAGCAAAAACTCGGGCAATCGTTATTTGCAACCCCGGAAATCCTACCGGATATCTTTATACAAGAGAAGAGCTTCAGCAATTGGCTGATATTGCTTTAAAATATGACATCGTAATCATTTCCGATGAAGTTTACAGAGAATATGTTTACGATGGCAAACAGCAAATTTCAATGTTTGCTTTTCCTGAATTGGCAGAAAACTGCATCATTATCGATTCAGAATCTAAAAGATACTCAATGTGCGGAGTAAGAATTGGCTGCCTGATTACCCGCTCAAAAAAAATTCATGATGCCGCGATGCTTTTTGCACAGGCAAGATTAAGCCCTGTACTTTTAGGACAAATTGCGGCAACTGCTGCTCACCAAAATGACGGAGCATATATCAGAGCAGTGAGAGAAGAATACACACACAGAAGAAATGTATTGGTTGATTTACTGAATGCAATTCCCGGTGTTATCTGTCCTAAGCCAAAAGGCGCATTCTACTGCGTGGCAGAACTTCCGGTAGACGATACTGAAATATTCGCACAATGGCTTTTAGAAAAATACACTTTGAACAACGAAACCATCATGGTGGCACCGGCAGGAGGATTCTACAGCAACCCCGAACTGGGCAAAAAGCAGGTAAGAATCGCATATGTTCTGAAGGAAGATGATCTTAGGAAAAGTGCTGCAATTCTGAAAGACGCTCTCGAAAAATACAGACTGGAATTTAATTTCTAA
- a CDS encoding VanZ family protein has protein sequence MMLKKLYKFIILPYTIFLLYLMFFGMGRHQMEYNIIRIKPILSTIYFIEETFSLKDILTIVLGNVLMFIPFGFLGWVFPRLKDLKSLTIDFVSVIIIVEAFQYFSRRGVFDVDDVILNTFGVCLGWKICEFLELRFKSLVV, from the coding sequence ATGATGTTAAAGAAATTATATAAATTCATAATCTTACCATACACAATCTTTCTGCTCTATCTAATGTTTTTTGGGATGGGGAGACATCAGATGGAATATAATATCATTAGAATTAAACCAATTCTTTCTACTATATATTTTATTGAAGAAACGTTTTCGTTAAAAGATATTTTGACAATCGTATTGGGAAATGTTCTGATGTTTATTCCTTTCGGATTTCTAGGATGGGTTTTTCCTCGTCTGAAAGATTTAAAAAGTCTTACAATAGATTTTGTTTCTGTAATTATAATTGTTGAGGCTTTTCAATATTTTTCGAGACGCGGAGTTTTTGACGTAGATGATGTTATTCTTAATACTTTTGGGGTTTGTTTGGGATGGAAAATCTGTGAGTTTCTGGAATTACGTTTTAAATCTTTAGTTGTTTAA
- the rpmG gene encoding 50S ribosomal protein L33, with the protein MAKKGNRVQVILECTEHKESGMPGMSRYISTKNKKNTTERLELKKYNPVLKRSTLHKEIK; encoded by the coding sequence ATGGCAAAAAAAGGAAACAGAGTTCAAGTAATTCTTGAATGTACAGAGCACAAAGAAAGCGGTATGCCAGGAATGTCTAGATACATTTCTACAAAAAATAAAAAGAACACAACAGAAAGATTGGAATTGAAAAAATACAATCCTGTTCTTAAGAGATCTACCCTTCACAAAGAAATCAAGTAA
- the murB gene encoding UDP-N-acetylmuramate dehydrogenase yields the protein MHENFSLKAYNTFGVDAKAQYFAEVNSVEELIKSIKPANSQIFKILFLGGGSNILFTKDFDGLAIKLNLKGITEEILNENEILVTAKAGENWHDFVMFCLNKNYGGLENLSLIPGNVGTSPMQNIGAYGTEIRDIFVNCKVLNLETLEVEAFDLEKCRFGYRDSIFKQEGRNNYVILEVTFKLTRKNHIIKTEYGAIKTELENLGIQNPTIQDVSRAVINIRQSKLPDPKVIGNAGSFFKNPTIPLVQFEDLKQKFENIQGYPKGDFVKVPAGWLIEQCGWKGKQIGNVASHQLQSLVIINATGNATGKEIFDFSTMIIDSVKEKFGIELEREVNII from the coding sequence ATGCACGAAAATTTTTCTTTAAAAGCTTACAATACTTTCGGCGTCGATGCAAAAGCCCAATATTTCGCAGAAGTAAATTCAGTAGAAGAATTAATTAAGTCAATCAAGCCGGCAAATTCTCAGATTTTCAAGATCCTTTTTCTTGGAGGAGGAAGCAATATTTTGTTCACCAAAGATTTTGACGGATTAGCTATTAAATTAAATTTAAAAGGAATTACAGAAGAAATTTTAAATGAAAACGAAATTCTAGTTACCGCAAAAGCAGGAGAAAACTGGCATGATTTTGTGATGTTTTGTTTAAATAAAAACTATGGCGGACTGGAAAATCTTTCGTTGATTCCGGGCAACGTAGGAACTTCACCCATGCAGAATATCGGAGCTTACGGAACAGAAATAAGAGATATTTTTGTAAACTGCAAAGTTTTAAATCTCGAAACGCTTGAAGTTGAAGCATTTGATCTTGAAAAGTGCAGATTCGGATATAGAGATTCTATTTTTAAGCAGGAAGGAAGAAATAATTATGTAATTCTGGAAGTTACCTTTAAACTTACAAGAAAAAACCACATCATTAAAACCGAATACGGCGCAATAAAAACCGAACTGGAAAACTTAGGAATTCAAAACCCTACAATTCAGGACGTTTCTAGAGCTGTAATCAATATCAGGCAAAGCAAATTACCTGATCCGAAAGTTATTGGTAACGCGGGAAGTTTTTTCAAAAACCCAACCATTCCTTTAGTTCAGTTTGAAGATTTAAAGCAAAAATTTGAAAACATTCAAGGATATCCAAAGGGAGATTTCGTAAAAGTTCCTGCTGGTTGGCTGATCGAACAGTGTGGCTGGAAAGGAAAACAGATCGGGAATGTGGCTTCTCATCAATTACAATCTTTAGTCATCATTAATGCTACCGGAAATGCTACGGGAAAAGAAATTTTTGATTTTTCGACGATGATTATTGATTCGGTGAAAGAAAAATTCGGGATCGAATTAGAGAGAGAGGTGAATATTATTTAA
- the rpmB gene encoding 50S ribosomal protein L28 → MSRICQITGKRAMVGNNVSHANNKTKRRFEINLLEKKFYLPEQDKHVTLKVSAHGLRIINKIGIEEAIERGIREGLIKKN, encoded by the coding sequence ATGTCAAGAATTTGCCAGATAACAGGAAAGCGTGCAATGGTTGGTAACAACGTTTCCCACGCTAATAACAAAACGAAGCGTCGTTTTGAAATTAACTTATTGGAAAAGAAATTTTACCTTCCAGAGCAAGACAAGCACGTTACGCTTAAAGTTTCAGCTCATGGATTGAGAATCATTAACAAGATTGGAATCGAAGAAGCTATCGAAAGAGGCATCAGAGAAGGATTGATTAAAAAGAACTAA
- the proC gene encoding pyrroline-5-carboxylate reductase gives MKIAIIGAGNMGLSFSKSFLKYDLIKPENLQLITRNESKIPKISAEFPKSKISIFHDVEELTADLIIIAVKPQDFQHVADCFKFKLNENQMILSIMAGIKISKIQKLLHHQSVVRAMPNSPTLLGMGITGYTSAAGIAFNELMNVERLLNSTGRSVYLENEDLLDGVTALSGSGPAYFYYIVDAMIKAGIKMGIDENLSKLFVKQTMLGAYHLINNSEKNLEELIKDVASKGGTTEAALKTFEENDFKEILQKGILNAEKRAKELNG, from the coding sequence ATGAAAATTGCCATCATCGGAGCCGGAAACATGGGCTTATCTTTCTCAAAATCATTTCTAAAATACGATCTCATAAAACCTGAAAATCTTCAGTTGATCACGAGAAATGAATCTAAAATTCCAAAAATATCTGCAGAGTTTCCAAAATCTAAAATCTCTATTTTTCACGATGTTGAAGAATTAACTGCTGATTTAATTATTATTGCTGTAAAACCACAGGATTTTCAACATGTTGCAGATTGTTTTAAATTCAAACTCAATGAAAACCAGATGATTCTGTCGATAATGGCCGGAATTAAGATTTCTAAAATCCAGAAACTACTTCATCATCAATCGGTTGTAAGAGCAATGCCAAACTCTCCTACTCTTCTCGGAATGGGAATTACAGGCTACACTTCTGCGGCAGGAATTGCCTTCAATGAATTAATGAATGTGGAGCGACTTTTAAACAGTACTGGAAGATCAGTTTATCTGGAAAATGAAGACTTACTTGATGGCGTCACCGCACTCTCAGGAAGCGGCCCGGCATATTTCTATTATATCGTTGATGCCATGATCAAAGCCGGAATCAAGATGGGAATTGATGAAAATCTCTCGAAACTTTTTGTAAAACAGACGATGCTTGGTGCTTATCATTTGATTAATAATTCGGAGAAAAATCTTGAAGAACTCATTAAAGATGTTGCATCAAAAGGCGGAACAACTGAGGCTGCTCTGAAAACATTTGAAGAAAATGATTTTAAGGAAATTTTACAAAAAGGAATTTTGAATGCTGAAAAAAGAGCAAAAGAACTGAACGGGTAG
- a CDS encoding GlsB/YeaQ/YmgE family stress response membrane protein, whose amino-acid sequence MGILTWIIFGLIAGAIAKALHPGNDPGGWIVTIIIGILGSMLGGWIGSMIFGVDVSGFNLSSFLVAIGGSVLLLAIYRMVTKK is encoded by the coding sequence ATGGGAATTTTAACATGGATCATTTTTGGTCTTATCGCAGGGGCAATCGCTAAAGCTTTACATCCGGGAAATGACCCAGGAGGCTGGATCGTAACGATCATCATCGGAATTTTAGGAAGTATGCTGGGAGGCTGGATAGGATCAATGATCTTCGGAGTAGATGTTTCAGGATTTAACTTATCAAGTTTCCTTGTTGCAATCGGAGGTTCAGTTTTATTACTTGCAATCTACAGGATGGTAACTAAGAAATAA
- the sppA gene encoding signal peptide peptidase SppA produces MKSFFKNVLANIVAIAILCVVFFFFFIMMIAFGSMSSEKSVSVKDKSVLTINLNTDIIDSPTEDQQSIFNMNKKNTNVLIYDVLQAVKKAKTDDKIKGISIEVDNLNAGITQIDDLRAAIQDFKKSGKFVYAYGNVVSQSSYYLGSVADQYYLNPSGGIELKGLSTEVTFFKDFAEKYGIGIEVIRHGKFKSAVEPFLRNDISPENKEQLSTLLNDIWDNTASKIAASRKMDVSQFRTVVDSLYGMIPDQGLKFKLADKLIQKTEYDQMIRAKLSLKDDDKLNKISLTKYIDSFFDKHKSGEKVAVLYASGSINNGDEYSDIYSDKYIDYIKNLQEDKKVKAVVLRINSPGGSANASDEILFELQQLKKKKPLIVSFGDYAASGGYYIAMAADKIYSEPNTLTGSIGVFGVLPYFKELANKNGVRSDIVATNANSAYYSSLNGLTPYGVTLMTKSVEGTYKRFVHFVTENRKKSFEDIDAIGGGRVWSGTRAKQIGLVDELGSLEDAVKFAAQKAGLKSYHVSSYPKTKTAFEQIFEDLNEDDISARVIKNKIGKANYEIFQQMTDQKLKSEVKMEMPYQIKIN; encoded by the coding sequence ATGAAGAGTTTCTTTAAAAATGTATTGGCAAATATAGTCGCAATTGCAATATTGTGCGTAGTGTTTTTCTTCTTTTTTATCATGATGATTGCGTTTGGATCTATGAGTAGCGAAAAATCAGTCAGTGTAAAAGATAAATCTGTTCTTACGATCAATCTTAATACTGATATCATCGATAGCCCGACAGAAGATCAGCAAAGTATCTTTAATATGAATAAGAAAAATACAAACGTTCTTATTTATGATGTTTTGCAGGCGGTAAAAAAAGCCAAAACTGATGATAAAATCAAAGGTATAAGTATTGAGGTTGATAATCTTAACGCAGGGATTACTCAAATCGATGATTTAAGGGCTGCAATTCAGGATTTTAAGAAAAGCGGAAAATTCGTTTACGCCTATGGTAATGTTGTTTCGCAGTCTTCTTATTATCTGGGATCTGTTGCCGATCAGTATTATCTTAATCCTTCAGGTGGTATAGAGTTGAAGGGTCTTTCAACCGAAGTTACCTTCTTCAAAGATTTTGCTGAAAAGTACGGAATAGGTATTGAAGTAATTCGTCATGGAAAATTTAAATCTGCCGTTGAGCCGTTTTTAAGAAACGATATTTCACCGGAAAATAAAGAACAACTTAGCACGCTTTTGAACGATATCTGGGATAACACAGCGTCAAAAATTGCTGCTTCCAGAAAAATGGATGTTTCTCAGTTTAGAACTGTTGTAGACAGTTTGTACGGTATGATTCCCGATCAAGGCTTGAAATTTAAGCTTGCAGATAAATTGATTCAAAAAACTGAATATGATCAAATGATCAGAGCGAAACTGAGTTTAAAAGATGATGATAAATTAAATAAAATTTCATTAACAAAATATATAGATTCTTTTTTTGATAAACATAAATCAGGCGAAAAAGTAGCAGTACTGTACGCATCGGGATCTATCAATAATGGCGATGAATACAGCGATATTTATTCTGATAAATATATTGATTATATTAAAAATCTTCAGGAAGACAAAAAAGTGAAAGCAGTGGTTCTTAGAATCAATTCTCCGGGTGGAAGTGCTAATGCTTCTGATGAAATTTTATTTGAACTTCAACAATTAAAAAAGAAAAAACCGCTAATTGTGTCTTTTGGTGATTATGCTGCCTCAGGAGGATATTATATTGCGATGGCTGCCGATAAAATCTACTCCGAACCTAATACGCTTACAGGGTCGATTGGAGTATTTGGTGTTTTGCCATACTTTAAAGAATTGGCCAACAAAAACGGTGTACGATCTGATATCGTTGCTACAAATGCCAACTCAGCATATTATTCTTCATTAAACGGATTAACACCTTATGGAGTAACGCTGATGACAAAAAGTGTAGAAGGAACTTACAAACGATTTGTACATTTTGTTACAGAGAACAGAAAAAAATCTTTCGAAGATATCGATGCAATTGGTGGAGGAAGAGTATGGAGTGGTACACGTGCAAAACAAATTGGTTTGGTAGATGAGCTGGGAAGTCTAGAAGATGCTGTGAAATTTGCAGCACAAAAAGCAGGCTTAAAATCTTATCATGTTTCTTCTTACCCAAAAACGAAGACTGCATTCGAACAGATTTTTGAGGATTTAAATGAAGATGATATTTCTGCAAGAGTGATCAAAAACAAAATTGGTAAGGCAAACTACGAAATATTCCAGCAGATGACAGATCAGAAACTGAAATCTGAAGTAAAAATGGAAATGCCATATCAGATTAAAATCAACTAA
- a CDS encoding DUF4295 family protein yields MAKKVVATLQSGQSKKMTKVVKMVKSSKSEAYVFEEKVMNADEVDAYLKK; encoded by the coding sequence ATGGCAAAGAAAGTAGTAGCAACCCTACAAAGCGGACAGTCAAAGAAAATGACTAAAGTGGTGAAAATGGTGAAGTCTTCTAAATCAGAAGCTTACGTTTTCGAAGAAAAAGTAATGAATGCAGACGAAGTTGACGCTTATTTGAAAAAATAA
- the lnt gene encoding apolipoprotein N-acyltransferase — MKYVLLTLISAMLLSVSWPTYGIPFFIFFALVPLLMMEHGVSKFSQFNRKSWVVFGLSYLCFIIWNIVTTGWLYGSKNPDGSHSMMAVVFPVLVNSFLYSIVFQCYHWYKNAQGSYWGLAFFVAIWMSFEKFHLNWEFTWPWLNLGNVFSDYPQFIQWYDTLGSTGGSFWILLINVLIFYTIRVFEAERKRKTLIRNSSIVTLLIIVPMIISLVKFHNFNEKPIGEVNVLMLQPALDPYAEKYSKESVTIVKELLSLAEQNTKGKIDYYIAPETAIPGRGSISETAFEKSGLLNDVKGFLAKHPGSVFTTGISSHRFYKSGEKLPKEAYQLNPQLWVENYNSAVQIIPNQKVEVYHKGKLVPGVEIFPYMSVFKPLLGDAMINLGGTVASLGKDDERVAFSNPYNKGKIAPIICYESIYGEFVTEYVKKGANFLAIVTNDSWWGVTEGHKQLLSYARLRAIETRREIARSANSGISAHINAKGEILEDTFYGDQTALFAKVNLYDHETFYVKSGDLLTRFSIFSFGFLLFYFLIKWAQNKFQKKKV, encoded by the coding sequence ATGAAATACGTTTTACTTACGCTCATTTCAGCGATGCTTTTATCCGTATCGTGGCCAACATACGGAATTCCGTTTTTTATATTTTTTGCGCTTGTTCCGCTTTTAATGATGGAACACGGCGTTTCAAAGTTTTCACAATTTAATAGAAAAAGCTGGGTCGTTTTCGGACTCTCTTATCTCTGCTTTATTATCTGGAATATCGTAACTACAGGCTGGCTTTACGGTTCAAAAAACCCGGACGGAAGCCATTCTATGATGGCAGTTGTTTTTCCTGTTTTGGTTAATTCCTTTTTATATTCAATCGTATTTCAATGCTATCATTGGTATAAAAATGCACAGGGAAGTTATTGGGGGCTGGCTTTTTTTGTTGCAATCTGGATGAGTTTCGAAAAATTTCACTTAAACTGGGAATTTACCTGGCCTTGGCTGAATTTAGGAAATGTTTTTTCAGATTACCCTCAGTTTATTCAATGGTATGATACCTTAGGGTCAACCGGCGGAAGCTTCTGGATATTGTTAATTAATGTGCTCATATTTTACACAATCAGAGTATTTGAAGCGGAAAGAAAAAGAAAAACGCTCATCAGAAATTCATCAATTGTTACTTTATTGATCATTGTGCCGATGATTATTTCGCTGGTTAAATTTCACAACTTTAATGAAAAACCAATCGGCGAGGTCAATGTGTTAATGTTACAACCAGCGCTAGATCCATATGCCGAAAAATATTCTAAAGAAAGCGTCACCATCGTAAAAGAACTTCTGTCGCTAGCCGAACAAAATACAAAAGGGAAAATCGACTATTATATTGCTCCGGAAACGGCAATTCCTGGGAGAGGCTCTATTTCTGAGACAGCATTCGAAAAGAGCGGACTTCTGAATGATGTGAAAGGATTTTTAGCCAAACATCCCGGTTCGGTTTTCACAACCGGAATTTCATCGCATCGTTTTTACAAAAGCGGAGAAAAATTACCAAAAGAAGCTTATCAACTCAATCCGCAATTATGGGTCGAAAATTATAATTCTGCGGTGCAAATTATTCCTAATCAAAAGGTTGAAGTTTACCACAAAGGCAAATTGGTTCCCGGCGTTGAAATATTCCCATATATGAGCGTTTTTAAGCCTCTTTTAGGTGACGCAATGATTAATCTGGGTGGAACCGTAGCGTCACTTGGAAAAGACGATGAACGTGTGGCTTTTTCTAATCCTTATAATAAAGGAAAAATTGCTCCGATTATCTGCTATGAAAGTATTTACGGCGAATTTGTAACGGAATACGTAAAGAAAGGAGCAAACTTTTTAGCAATCGTAACCAACGATTCTTGGTGGGGCGTTACAGAAGGTCACAAACAGCTTTTATCGTACGCAAGACTGAGAGCCATCGAAACGAGACGTGAAATTGCAAGATCTGCAAACAGCGGAATTTCTGCCCACATTAATGCAAAAGGTGAGATTTTGGAAGACACTTTTTACGGAGATCAAACAGCTTTATTTGCAAAGGTGAACCTTTATGACCATGAAACTTTTTATGTAAAATCCGGAGATTTGCTGACTAGATTTTCTATCTTTTCTTTTGGCTTCCTTCTTTTTTACTTTTTAATTAAATGGGCTCAGAACAAATTTCAGAAAAAGAAAGTTTAA
- the ftsY gene encoding signal recognition particle-docking protein FtsY: MSWFKNIFKKEEKETLDKGLEKSNQGFFEKMTKAVVGKSKVDDEVLDDLEEILIASDVGASTTIKIIQRIEERIARDKYVNTSELDRILREEISGLLLENPQANTGNIDNSKKPYVIMVVGVNGVGKTTTIGKLAHQFKADGKKVVLGAGDTFRAAAVDQLTIWSERAGVTIVKQEMGSDPASVAFDTVQSAVAQDADVVIIDTAGRLHNKINLMNELSKIKRVMQKVIPDAPHEILLVLDGSTGQNAFEQAKQFTAATEVNALAVTKLDGTAKGGVVIGISDQFQIPVKYIGVGEKMQDLQLFNGTEFVDSFFKKR, translated from the coding sequence ATGAGTTGGTTTAAAAATATTTTTAAAAAAGAAGAAAAAGAAACGCTAGATAAAGGTTTGGAAAAATCTAATCAGGGGTTCTTTGAAAAAATGACGAAAGCCGTAGTCGGCAAAAGCAAAGTAGATGACGAGGTTCTTGATGATCTTGAGGAAATACTTATCGCTTCTGACGTTGGCGCGTCTACCACCATCAAAATCATTCAGAGAATAGAAGAACGTATTGCCAGAGACAAATACGTCAATACAAGCGAATTAGATCGTATTCTGCGTGAAGAAATCTCAGGACTTCTGCTGGAAAATCCACAGGCAAATACAGGAAACATTGACAATTCAAAAAAACCTTACGTCATCATGGTAGTAGGCGTAAACGGTGTAGGAAAAACCACAACAATCGGAAAATTAGCTCATCAGTTTAAGGCTGACGGCAAAAAGGTTGTTTTGGGCGCAGGAGACACTTTCCGTGCAGCTGCAGTTGATCAATTGACTATCTGGAGCGAAAGAGCAGGTGTAACAATTGTAAAGCAGGAAATGGGCTCTGACCCGGCTTCCGTTGCTTTCGATACTGTACAAAGTGCCGTTGCTCAAGATGCTGATGTAGTGATTATCGATACTGCTGGGAGACTACACAATAAAATCAATTTAATGAATGAGCTTTCTAAAATCAAGCGAGTGATGCAGAAAGTAATTCCTGATGCTCCTCACGAGATTTTATTGGTATTGGATGGTTCAACCGGCCAGAATGCATTCGAACAGGCAAAACAATTCACAGCCGCTACCGAGGTAAATGCTTTAGCGGTAACAAAATTAGACGGTACCGCAAAAGGCGGAGTTGTGATAGGAATTTCAGATCAGTTCCAGATTCCTGTGAAATATATCGGCGTTGGTGAGAAGATGCAGGATCTCCAATTATTTAATGGTACAGAGTTTGTAGATTCATTCTTCAAGAAGAGGTAA
- a CDS encoding OmpA family protein: MKLGLFLLATLPIATYAQDTIAVNTSDQYPNTFSSGSANIQKFDNKARRFNDWSVSIGGGPAFMTFADVTSFYGDKINWGWSAYASIDKQITHTFGLSLQYQMGETKQQAQLPTNPKAGVANAWTKFNQVSILGDVNFSNLLRRVDNKSPFRWALHGYLGGGFQGYKTELIDKDISQWQTNPPNFPIMVDQKLGIASFFMQAGVGLKYNVSRLIDVEARVMYINSFDEEFDGGGDVREVNGPNGYRLNYNLINDSYSDAMMSFNLGLSFKLGKQQSHLAWHDPLQEVYYKTYLLENTAEDLVVCEKGDNDNDGVCDDWDRELNTPAGARVDGAGVALDIDLDGVIDLYDKCVTVAGPTDNNGCPK, translated from the coding sequence ATGAAATTAGGTTTATTCTTATTGGCCACATTGCCTATTGCTACGTATGCACAGGACACCATTGCGGTTAATACATCAGACCAGTATCCCAACACTTTTTCGTCTGGTTCTGCAAACATTCAAAAATTTGACAATAAAGCACGTAGATTCAACGATTGGTCTGTTTCGATTGGTGGAGGCCCGGCTTTCATGACATTCGCAGACGTAACATCGTTTTACGGAGACAAAATCAACTGGGGCTGGAGTGCTTATGCAAGTATTGATAAGCAGATTACCCATACCTTTGGATTGAGTCTGCAATATCAAATGGGTGAAACAAAACAACAAGCTCAACTTCCGACAAATCCAAAAGCAGGTGTTGCCAATGCATGGACAAAGTTTAATCAGGTATCAATCTTAGGAGATGTGAACTTCTCAAATTTATTGAGAAGAGTTGATAACAAATCACCATTCAGATGGGCTCTTCACGGTTATTTAGGAGGAGGTTTCCAAGGTTATAAAACTGAGCTTATCGATAAAGACATCTCTCAATGGCAGACCAACCCGCCAAACTTTCCTATCATGGTTGACCAAAAGCTAGGTATCGCATCATTTTTTATGCAGGCAGGAGTTGGTTTGAAATATAATGTTTCTAGGCTGATTGATGTTGAGGCAAGAGTAATGTATATCAATAGTTTTGATGAAGAATTTGATGGCGGAGGTGATGTGAGAGAAGTAAATGGTCCAAATGGATACAGACTGAACTATAATTTAATTAACGACTCTTACTCTGATGCAATGATGTCATTTAATTTGGGCTTATCATTCAAATTAGGAAAACAGCAATCTCACTTAGCTTGGCACGATCCTTTGCAGGAAGTTTATTACAAAACATATCTGCTTGAAAATACAGCGGAAGATCTTGTAGTATGTGAAAAAGGAGATAACGACAATGACGGAGTTTGTGACGACTGGGATAGAGAACTAAATACGCCTGCCGGAGCTAGAGTTGACGGAGCTGGTGTAGCATTAGATATAGATCTTGACGGTGTAATCGACTTGTACGACAAGTGTGTAACTGTTGCGGGACCTACAGACAACAATGGTTGTCCAAAATAA
- the folK gene encoding 2-amino-4-hydroxy-6-hydroxymethyldihydropteridine diphosphokinase produces the protein MSQHKVVLLLGSNICDKKNNLDHALERLKEVGDILKNSEYLTSEPVEFVSSNNFCNIASLIFTHLSPIQLLNFIKKIEIEMGRLNDSKISGSYTDRIIDIDIVTYDALKFSSERLEIPHTKHLFERDFSRILLKDFI, from the coding sequence ATGTCGCAACATAAGGTAGTTTTGTTACTGGGAAGTAACATTTGTGATAAAAAAAACAATCTTGATCACGCTTTAGAAAGGCTAAAAGAGGTGGGTGACATATTAAAAAACAGTGAATATTTAACATCCGAACCTGTGGAATTTGTAAGTTCCAATAATTTTTGTAATATTGCATCGTTAATATTTACGCATCTTTCGCCGATTCAGTTATTAAATTTTATAAAGAAAATTGAGATTGAAATGGGCAGACTTAATGATTCAAAGATATCGGGAAGCTACACAGATAGAATTATTGATATTGATATTGTTACTTACGATGCCTTGAAGTTTTCATCAGAAAGATTGGAGATCCCTCACACAAAACATCTTTTTGAAAGAGACTTTTCGAGAATATTATTAAAAGATTTTATTTAA